Proteins from a single region of Juglans microcarpa x Juglans regia isolate MS1-56 chromosome 5S, Jm3101_v1.0, whole genome shotgun sequence:
- the LOC121267127 gene encoding uncharacterized protein LOC121267127: protein MDIVTGLPRTLSGQDAIWVIVDRLTMTARFVPIKVSYKLEKLAELVALLPAFSGVHNMFHVSILRKYIHDPTYIIDHEPLQIHEDMTYTEEPVRILDRKKQMLRTRTIPLVKVLWNNHAISEAYWEFEEEMRVKYPHLFEENFYSL, encoded by the exons ATGGATATCGTGACAGGTCTACCGAGGACTTTAAGTggacaagatgctatatgggtgattgtggatcgctTAACGATGACCGCTcgttttgtgcccattaaagtttcttataaactggAGAAACTAGCTGAGCT GGTGGCTCTACTACCGGCATTCTCGGGAGTGCATAACATGTTTCATGTGTCTATATTGAGGAAGTACATCCATGACCCCACCTACATTATAGATCATGAACCCCTTCAGATTCATGAGGATATGACATACACCGAGGAACCAGTGCGGATTTTGGACAGGAAAAAGCAAATGTTACGGACTCGAACTATCCCTTTGGTTAAAGTATtatggaataatcatgctatcagCGAAGCATATTGGGAATTCGAGGAAGAGATGCGAGTTAAGTATCCTCACCTGTTTGAAGAGAATTTTTATAGCTTGTAG